In Nitrospirota bacterium, a single genomic region encodes these proteins:
- a CDS encoding pilus assembly PilX N-terminal domain-containing protein, whose translation MKKMTTDHAAILDRRLAIGNERGIALVMALIITLVVFLLIMSTVYMTTTATKISGAGKRYASASEAADGAVEVMKDAINLTMYGEPISSLPLTNTSGLLNALSNINAPTKVTVNLSGTSLFQTYTAEIIVERLYSQAIPGGRLEFARSAGGSGGTAVYYKINTVVTGPNNSRAETTALYRFVG comes from the coding sequence ATGAAAAAAATGACAACAGACCATGCTGCAATCCTCGATCGGCGATTGGCGATCGGTAATGAAAGAGGCATCGCGCTTGTCATGGCCCTGATCATCACCCTGGTGGTGTTCCTGCTGATCATGAGTACCGTATACATGACTACTACTGCAACGAAGATTTCCGGCGCGGGCAAACGATATGCTTCGGCATCAGAGGCGGCGGACGGCGCGGTGGAGGTGATGAAAGACGCCATCAATCTCACGATGTATGGCGAACCGATCAGCTCGCTGCCGCTCACGAATACATCGGGTCTTCTGAATGCTTTGTCGAATATCAACGCACCTACAAAGGTAACTGTCAATTTGTCGGGCACCAGTTTGTTCCAAACCTACACAGCGGAAATTATCGTCGAACGGCTGTATTCACAAGCAATACCCGGCGGGCGTCTTGAGTTTGCCAGGTCCGCGGGCGGAAGTGGCGGCACGGCCGTTTATTACAAGATCAACACGGTTGTCACAGGCCCGAATAACAGCAGGGCTGAAACCACGGCGTTGTATCGGTTCGTAGGATAA
- a CDS encoding cyclic nucleotide-binding domain-containing protein, translating into MASEKASISEQVQKFLRKSDWKSAIGEMEKLFALDPDPMVRVRIGDARQKLGQKTEAVKEYIHAADLYADGGFVVKALAQYKLALRNDPTNKDAQNKIESLHSNKTVTEMKLEPIEVGTQEPISSVIPLFSDFTQEEFNEFTKRMIIHTIPPGKAIINEGDTGRSVFILTRGSVKVFSTIMGKKMELAALHASDFFGEIAFLTGKPRTATVETVEETDVLEVVEADLTEMISKSPRIREVLHNYHEQRVKSTLKKVKDTL; encoded by the coding sequence GTGGCTTCAGAAAAAGCATCGATCAGCGAACAGGTACAAAAATTCCTGAGAAAATCCGATTGGAAATCAGCCATAGGGGAGATGGAGAAGCTTTTCGCTCTTGACCCCGACCCGATGGTCCGGGTGCGGATTGGCGACGCGCGCCAGAAACTCGGCCAGAAAACAGAGGCTGTCAAAGAGTACATCCACGCTGCGGACCTGTATGCCGACGGAGGGTTCGTGGTCAAGGCCCTTGCGCAGTACAAACTGGCGCTCAGGAACGATCCAACGAACAAGGACGCCCAGAACAAAATTGAATCACTTCATTCCAACAAGACGGTCACCGAGATGAAGCTCGAGCCGATCGAGGTCGGAACACAGGAACCCATCAGCAGCGTTATCCCGCTCTTCTCCGACTTTACCCAGGAAGAGTTCAATGAATTCACCAAGCGTATGATCATTCATACGATACCACCGGGCAAGGCTATCATCAATGAAGGGGACACGGGAAGGTCGGTATTTATCCTTACCCGCGGGTCCGTAAAAGTCTTTTCCACAATCATGGGGAAGAAAATGGAACTTGCAGCCCTTCATGCCAGCGATTTCTTCGGCGAGATCGCGTTTCTCACGGGCAAGCCAAGGACCGCGACCGTTGAAACCGTTGAGGAAACGGACGTGCTCGAGGTGGTTGAGGCTGATCTCACTGAAATGATCAGCAAGAGCCCCCGGATCAGGGAAGTCCTGCATAACTACCACGAACAGCGCGTGAAAAGCACGCTCAAAAAAGTCAAAGATACGTTGTAA
- a CDS encoding prepilin-type N-terminal cleavage/methylation domain-containing protein — MAQTAFNNKKGFSLIELMIAMMIIMVTMLALLTSIVTSMSTNMGNEIRNTAIRVTNETAEALLALPIDDAELSTGSTHVNTFTTGPTGQQAKGFPNPTQKIRGYEITYTITWDVISSSANLKQVNIAVAYSHKNNNYSNVSLIYKHRAI, encoded by the coding sequence GTGGCACAAACTGCATTCAATAATAAGAAGGGTTTTAGTCTCATAGAGCTGATGATCGCCATGATGATCATCATGGTTACCATGCTGGCGCTCCTGACCTCCATCGTCACATCCATGAGCACAAACATGGGTAATGAAATAAGGAACACCGCCATCAGGGTCACGAATGAGACTGCGGAGGCGCTGCTTGCTCTCCCGATAGACGACGCGGAGCTGTCAACCGGTTCCACTCACGTAAATACCTTTACTACCGGTCCGACTGGACAGCAAGCCAAGGGATTCCCGAATCCAACGCAAAAAATCAGGGGGTATGAGATAACATACACGATAACATGGGACGTGATATCTTCGTCTGCAAATCTCAAGCAGGTCAATATTGCCGTGGCCTACAGCCATAAAAATAATAATTACTCAAACGTTTCATTGATCTATAAGCACCGGGCAATATGA
- a CDS encoding prepilin-type N-terminal cleavage/methylation domain-containing protein, whose amino-acid sequence MKREEGMRGMTLIELMLVIAIMAICAGFTSHGMELIRRERVASAARDLYADIQKARVDAMTRDDRGFGIRLVSQNSYVMFKFDDCNTDSNYDSDTCLGGTREETDIVQRELHPSVVLHKTNPSTEVSNDVRIFDRFGSPRRSTGGMGGITILVGNNQDAGPIRCISISTNRIREGIWNGSQCSS is encoded by the coding sequence ATGAAGAGGGAAGAAGGAATGCGGGGGATGACATTAATTGAATTGATGCTCGTTATTGCTATCATGGCTATCTGTGCAGGGTTCACATCACATGGGATGGAATTGATCCGCAGGGAACGCGTGGCAAGCGCCGCTCGAGATCTGTATGCCGACATCCAAAAGGCCAGGGTGGACGCCATGACGCGCGATGACAGGGGATTCGGGATACGCCTGGTTTCTCAAAACTCCTATGTGATGTTCAAATTCGATGACTGTAATACCGATTCCAACTATGATTCCGACACCTGCTTAGGCGGGACGAGAGAAGAGACGGACATCGTTCAGAGAGAACTGCATCCCTCGGTCGTGCTTCATAAGACAAATCCTTCCACCGAAGTCAGCAACGACGTGAGAATATTCGATCGCTTCGGCAGCCCTCGACGTTCCACGGGAGGAATGGGAGGCATAACTATTTTAGTCGGCAATAATCAGGATGCCGGTCCAATACGGTGTATCAGTATCAGCACCAATAGAATACGGGAAGGTATCTGGAATGGGTCGCAATGCAGTTCATAG
- a CDS encoding prepilin-type N-terminal cleavage/methylation domain-containing protein encodes MIELRTLNSELRTSRGVTLIELLVVLTIFSIVMAGLYSAYSAQMKAGVNEYKLAQSEMEFQIGKMVMERDLAMAGYGIADNYSAVTPSFTPRVAAATDNNPDALTIVGTALGRESRATQAWSYTMIASAATTTDFYPFSTPTSTLQDVRENLRSNDAIVYMNATTRNLLATSAPNNITGKTWLFSFPPGGTNPRPDPLDMGIVAYGLQTQPTGSGVYADYPYYTVEYLLSATNSLSFCAPGSKNLLRSENRQNPPTDPGQPLFNCVLDFQVAFGIDTTEDGLIDCWDNGGITEAAGYPVNVLRTRFKQIKVYILVQQGKMDPNFTSPSTIRVGDASLNACGGGGVGRNVSLLATQTNYRWRVIALSVTPRNIR; translated from the coding sequence ATGATTGAACTCAGAACATTAAACTCCGAACTCCGGACCTCGAGGGGAGTTACCCTGATAGAACTTCTGGTCGTACTCACTATTTTCTCGATCGTCATGGCTGGTCTGTATTCGGCATATTCCGCGCAGATGAAAGCGGGAGTTAATGAATATAAGCTTGCGCAATCGGAGATGGAGTTCCAGATCGGTAAGATGGTCATGGAACGAGATCTGGCCATGGCCGGCTATGGTATTGCGGATAATTACTCAGCAGTCACCCCGTCATTTACTCCACGCGTTGCGGCCGCGACGGATAACAACCCTGATGCCTTGACTATCGTGGGCACCGCTCTCGGGAGGGAATCGAGGGCCACGCAGGCATGGTCTTATACGATGATTGCGAGCGCGGCAACGACAACGGATTTTTATCCCTTTTCAACGCCTACTTCTACTCTTCAGGACGTACGAGAAAATCTAAGATCAAATGATGCGATCGTCTACATGAACGCGACTACCAGGAACCTGTTGGCTACCAGCGCACCGAACAATATAACCGGCAAGACCTGGCTCTTTTCCTTTCCCCCGGGCGGCACAAATCCTCGCCCGGATCCGCTTGACATGGGCATAGTTGCTTATGGCTTGCAAACCCAACCCACCGGGTCCGGCGTTTACGCAGACTATCCTTATTATACGGTTGAATATTTACTGAGTGCGACGAACTCGTTATCCTTTTGCGCGCCGGGCAGCAAGAACCTGCTGCGGTCGGAAAACAGACAGAATCCTCCGACCGATCCGGGCCAGCCGCTTTTCAACTGCGTTCTCGATTTTCAGGTCGCTTTTGGGATCGATACGACTGAAGACGGGCTCATTGACTGCTGGGACAACGGTGGTATAACCGAAGCGGCAGGATATCCTGTCAATGTGCTCAGAACGAGGTTTAAACAGATCAAAGTATATATTCTCGTGCAACAAGGGAAAATGGACCCCAATTTCACCTCTCCAAGCACCATTCGGGTCGGTGACGCGAGTCTGAATGCATGCGGGGGAGGGGGCGTCGGCAGGAATGTCAGCTTGCTGGCGACACAAACGAACTACCGGTGGAGAGTCATAGCTTTAAGCGTAACGCCGAGGAACATAAGATAA
- a CDS encoding prepilin-type N-terminal cleavage/methylation domain-containing protein gives MRSNSNVENGVTLIELIVVVAIIGIIAGFATLGFDFVNRERLSSATKELVADIQQVRVDALTSGQTGTTGMGVGIRFMPTTSYTLFTWNDINLDFAYNGTGEEESVETRTISSRLSLQLNTIPGDPAYTVLVYNKTGVPMRYKADGSSIAGDMIITISDGTASNVKCISVTTNFIREGVLSGTNCIQ, from the coding sequence ATGCGATCTAACAGCAATGTCGAAAACGGCGTAACATTGATAGAACTGATCGTCGTTGTTGCTATTATCGGCATAATAGCAGGTTTTGCAACTCTCGGATTCGATTTTGTCAACAGGGAGCGGCTTTCGAGCGCAACAAAGGAGCTTGTTGCCGACATCCAGCAGGTGCGGGTGGATGCGTTGACTTCAGGTCAGACCGGAACCACGGGTATGGGAGTCGGCATCAGATTCATGCCGACCACTTCCTATACCCTGTTTACCTGGAATGATATTAATCTGGACTTTGCGTACAACGGAACCGGCGAGGAAGAATCAGTGGAAACGCGCACAATTTCGTCCCGGTTATCGCTCCAGCTAAACACCATCCCGGGTGATCCGGCTTATACGGTTTTAGTTTACAACAAGACGGGCGTGCCGATGCGGTATAAGGCTGATGGCAGTTCCATCGCGGGAGATATGATCATTACAATATCCGATGGGACAGCAAGTAACGTAAAGTGCATCAGCGTGACCACAAATTTCATACGGGAAGGAGTGTTAAGTGGCACAAACTGCATTCAATAA
- the amrB gene encoding AmmeMemoRadiSam system protein B, with product MHRHPAVAGQFYKGSSEALRKQVREFIVPGVSKIKALGIISPHAGLIYSGSVAGAVYSRIELPDTIVLIGPNHTGLGAPVSLMAKGQWETPLGLVEIDESLAAAILSKSPRIHEDSLAHLREHSLEVQLPFIQNLKQEFKIVPIQMLDTRLETCKEVGKAVAEAIAELGMRNAECKAKDNTERSLPPNASIRGTPHSELPLIVASSDMSHYEQAAIAKEKDFKAIQQILDLDPEGLYRVVKEYGITMCGFGPAVAMLVACKLLGASKAELIKYTNSGDVSGDYEQVVGYAGMVIR from the coding sequence ATGCATCGTCATCCGGCTGTTGCAGGACAGTTCTACAAAGGATCTTCCGAGGCACTCAGGAAGCAGGTCCGGGAATTCATCGTACCCGGTGTTTCGAAAATTAAGGCTCTCGGTATCATATCACCCCATGCGGGTCTGATCTATTCCGGATCAGTGGCCGGGGCCGTGTACAGCCGGATCGAACTGCCGGATACTATTGTGCTTATCGGGCCGAACCACACCGGTCTTGGGGCGCCGGTTTCCCTCATGGCAAAAGGCCAATGGGAGACACCGCTTGGCCTGGTGGAGATCGACGAATCCCTGGCAGCTGCGATCCTCTCGAAGTCCCCGCGTATCCACGAAGATTCCCTTGCTCATCTCCGCGAACATTCCCTTGAGGTCCAACTCCCCTTTATTCAAAATTTGAAACAGGAATTCAAGATCGTTCCGATCCAGATGCTCGACACGAGGCTTGAGACGTGTAAAGAGGTGGGAAAGGCGGTGGCGGAGGCGATTGCGGAATTGGGAATGCGGAATGCGGAATGTAAAGCGAAGGATAACACCGAACGCAGCCTGCCCCCGAATGCATCAATCAGGGGAACTCCGCACTCCGAACTGCCCCTTATTGTGGCCAGTTCCGACATGAGTCACTATGAACAGGCGGCTATAGCAAAAGAAAAGGATTTTAAAGCTATTCAGCAGATCCTGGACCTCGACCCCGAAGGGCTATATCGCGTGGTCAAGGAGTATGGTATCACCATGTGCGGGTTCGGTCCGGCAGTGGCAATGCTTGTTGCCTGCAAACTTCTCGGTGCCTCCAAAGCAGAGCTGATCAAATACACGAACTCCGGCGATGTGAGCGGCGACTACGAACAGGTGGTCGGGTATGCCGGAATGGTGATCAGATAG
- a CDS encoding ISL3 family transposase, with protein MLFITLLNKIEKFKSFVYKKAHLEQIDGEEAIVVEIEPRKNAKPVCRVCMKQCGTHATEKSRLFEYVPFWKWKVYLRYAPRRANCTIDGALVELMPWAEGKERKTKTYQVFLAKWAQRLSWLETARVFHTSWDSVYRAVKFVVEYGLANRSLEGIEKIGVDEIKVQKNLFLTLVYQLDSHSKRLLWSGQKRRVKTLLRFFKEFGKERSKRLKFVCTDMWAPYLKVIKKKAPQAIHVLDRFHIMKHINDAIDTVRREEARQYKGTNQEALLTNSRWPLLKNKPNLTENQVVKLKELLGSKLKSVKSYLMKEDFQQFWTYQSPVWAEKFLDAWIKRTMYSRIDPMKKVARMLRKHQALVLNWFKADGAVSGGMVEGFNLKAKLTMRKAYGFRNVETLQTALYHTLGKLPEPKINHRYC; from the coding sequence ATGCTCTTTATAACATTACTGAATAAGATCGAAAAATTCAAGTCATTTGTTTACAAGAAAGCGCACCTGGAACAGATTGACGGGGAAGAAGCGATAGTAGTCGAGATCGAGCCGCGAAAGAATGCAAAACCGGTTTGTCGAGTATGCATGAAGCAGTGCGGCACTCATGCCACAGAAAAGTCCCGGCTGTTCGAGTACGTTCCCTTCTGGAAGTGGAAGGTGTATCTTCGGTACGCGCCGCGTCGTGCTAATTGCACCATTGACGGAGCATTGGTGGAGTTGATGCCTTGGGCAGAGGGCAAGGAACGGAAGACAAAGACGTATCAGGTGTTCCTGGCGAAGTGGGCGCAGCGGCTTTCCTGGCTGGAAACCGCGAGAGTATTCCATACCAGCTGGGACAGCGTTTATCGGGCGGTCAAATTCGTGGTGGAATACGGCCTCGCCAACAGAAGTTTGGAAGGCATTGAAAAGATCGGGGTTGACGAGATCAAGGTACAGAAGAACCTCTTTCTCACCCTTGTCTATCAGCTGGATTCGCATTCAAAGCGTTTGTTATGGAGTGGACAAAAACGCCGAGTGAAGACGCTGCTCCGTTTCTTCAAAGAGTTCGGAAAGGAGCGATCAAAGCGGCTCAAGTTCGTCTGCACCGACATGTGGGCACCCTATCTCAAGGTGATCAAGAAAAAGGCGCCACAGGCGATCCACGTGCTGGATCGATTTCACATTATGAAGCACATCAACGACGCCATAGATACCGTCCGTCGAGAGGAAGCGCGGCAGTATAAGGGGACGAATCAGGAAGCCCTTCTGACGAACAGCCGGTGGCCGCTCCTTAAGAATAAACCGAATCTGACGGAGAACCAGGTTGTCAAATTGAAGGAACTGCTCGGCAGCAAGCTGAAATCCGTGAAGTCGTACCTGATGAAAGAGGACTTCCAGCAATTCTGGACATACCAGTCCCCGGTGTGGGCGGAGAAGTTTCTGGATGCATGGATCAAACGAACGATGTACTCCCGAATTGATCCGATGAAGAAAGTCGCCCGAATGCTTCGTAAGCATCAGGCGCTCGTATTGAATTGGTTTAAGGCGGATGGAGCCGTATCCGGGGGTATGGTGGAGGGTTTTAACCTCAAAGCAAAACTGACTATGAGAAAAGCGTATGGCTTTCGGAACGTTGAAACGCTGCAAACGGCCTTATATCATACGCTTGGTAAACTGCCGGAACCGAAAATCAACCACAGATACTGCTGA